The Leifsonia poae region ATCGCACGGTCCGCCGCAACGGCCAGTGCAACGGCCTCGGCCAGCCCCGCGCCGTCGGCGGTCACCCGGCGGATCGGCCACTCGCCCTCGCGCACGGCACGCGTGCGGGTGATCGGCAGGCCCGCCTCCTCGGCCAGCCGCTCGGCTTCGCGGGTGATCTGCGCCGGTGTTCGGTAGTTGACCGTGAGCTCCTCCAGACGCCAGGAATCCTTGAACGACGGGGTCAATGCCTCGGCCCAGCCGGTCGCGCCGGCTGCCGAGCCCACCTGCGCGATGTCGCCGACGATCGTGAACGACTTCATCGGGCAGCGGCGCACGAGCACCCGCCACTGCATCGGGGAGAGCTCCTGCGCCTCGTCGACGACGACGTGACCGTAGGTCCAGGTGCGATCGGCGGCGGCGCGCTCAGCGGTGGTGCCGTTGTCGACCTGCTCGGCGAACCCGTCGGCGAGCTGCTCGGCGTTCACCAGACCCTCCACGCCCATGTTCTTGATGGCGGCCCGGGCGTTCTCGAGGTCGCGCTTGCGCTGGCGGTCCCGCTCGCGCGCGCCTGCATCCGGTTTGCCGGGGAACGGCCCGAGCAGTTCAGCGGCCTCGTCGAGCAGAGCAGCATCACTGACCGTGAACGGCGCCGAGCGGTCGCGGGCGAGCGCCGCGCGTTCGGCGTCGCTCCACCTCGGGGTGAGCTCGGCGAGCCAGGCCGGGCGGGCGTACAGGTCTTGAAGCAGCTTCTGGGGTGTGAGCGGGAGCCAGGCCGTGTTCAACATCACCCGGACGTCGTAGGAGGTGCGCAGATCTTCGCGCAGCACCTTCACATCGGCCTCGTCGACCGTCGAACCACCGGCACGCAACTGGGCGGCGAGCGTGCCCACCAGCTCACCGAGGGCCGCCTTCACGAACGTCACCCGTGCGACGTTGTGCGGCTTCCCCCCACGCTGGGCACGGCCGAGCGCCCGCGCGATCAGATCGGGTTCCACCACCAGCTTCTCGCCGTCGATGTCGATGGTCTGCGCCTCGGCCGGCACGCGCTGCCGCGACCGCACGGCGCGCGACAGCAACCGGGCCATCGTGGCCGACCCCTTCAACCGGGCCGCCTCCGGTTCGTCCTCGACGGTGGCCTCCACCCCCGGGAACAGCTCGCCGAGCGTCTGCATGACCACCCCCGTCTCGCCGAGCGAGGGCAGCACGGCCTCGATGTAGCGCAGGAACGCCACCGACGGGCCGACGACGAGCACACCGGATGCGCTCAGCCGCTGGCGGTTCGCATACAGCAGATAGGCGGCGCGGTGCAGGGCGACGGCGGTCTTGCCCGTGCCCGGCCCGCCCTGCACGACGAGGGCGCCGCGCAGGTCGGAACGGATGATGCGGTCCTGCTCGGCCTGGATCGTGGCGACGATGTCGTGCATCCGGCCCGTGCGCTGCGTGGTCAGGGCAGCCATCAATGCGCCCTCGCCCTGGATGACCTCCGCGCCGTCGGCGCCGCCCCCCGCGCCGAGCAGAGCCTCGTCGAACACTTCGTCGTCGACGCGCACCACCTGGCGGCCGGTCATGGTGAGATGCCGGCGGGCGCGCACCCCCATCCTTTCGCTCGCGGTCGCCTGATAGAACGCGCTCGCCTGCTGCGCCCGCCAGTCGACGAGCAGCGAACGCTGGTCGTCGTCGCGCAAACCGATGCGGCCGATGTATCGGTGCGCCGAACCGTCGGAGGGCTGCTCGAGCAGCAGCCGGCCGAACACCAGCCGCGCATCCACCTCGCGCAACTGGCCGAGTTGGTCTTCGTAGAGCCGTGCGAACGCATCCCGTTCGCTGCGGGCCTGGTGGTTGCCGCCCACGCTTTCGCGACGCACACGGATGAGGCGTTCCTCGGTCTCGGCGCGCAGTTCGTCGAGTCGTCGATACAGTCCGGCCACGATGCTGCGCTCGCGTTCGAGTTCCGATTCCAGCACGCAAACCACCCTCTCGTTACCGGGCCGACAGTCTACGACCCCAACCCTGGAGAGCGCTCGGAGGTCCATCCTGTAGACTGGTGTCACTTGCGAGTCCACGAGGGACTCCCTGCGTCGCAGAACGCACCTCGCGCCGCGCCGGGCACCCGCCCCGCGGCCGTCGAACTTTTCTACGGCGAACGATCGTGCCGCACGGCACCTTCGCCATTTCACCCCCGACCGAGGCGCCGCACGAGTGCGACCCGCGGATGCACGGGGTCACGATGCCCCGAAAGGCACCACCCTTGTCTGAAACCACCTTCTCCTCCCTCGGCGTGCCCGCGCCGCTCGTCGCCGTTCTCGCGGCCGACGGGAAGACCGAGCCGTTCCCCATCCAGGCCGACACCCTGCCCGACACGCTCGCCGGGCGCGACGTGCTCGGCCGCGGTAAGACCGGCTCGGGCAAGACCATCGCGTTCGCGCTGCCGATGGTGGCGCGCCTCGGCGGCAAGCTCGCCGGCGGCAAGCGCCGCGCCGGGCGTCCGCTCGGTCTCGTGCTCGCCCCGACGCGCGAACTCGCCACCCAGATCTCGGCAGCCATGCAGCCGCTCGCCGACGCCTACGGCCTCAAATCGACGACCATTTTCGGCGGTGTCTCGCAGCAGCGTCAGGTCGCCGCCCTGCGCGACGGCGTCGACATCGTCGTCGCCTGCCCCGGCCGCCTCGAAGACCTGATGAAACAGGGCTTCGTCTCGCTCGACGCGGTGGAGATCACCGTTCTCGACGAAGCCGACCACATGGCCGACCTCGGCTTTCTGCCCGTGGTGACGCGCATCCTCGACAAGACCCCCACCGGCGGTCAGCGCCTGCTGTTCTCGGCCACGCTGGACAACGGCGTCGACAAGATCGTCAAGCGCTTCCTGCAGAACGAGGTGCTGCACTCGGTCGACGAGGCCACCAGCCACGTGGATGCGATGACCCACCACGTGTTCGAGGTCGAGACCCTCGAAGGCAAGAAGGATCTCGTCGAGAAGCTGGCCTCCGGCCTCGGCCGCCGCATCCTCTTCACCCGCACGAAGCACCACGCCAAGAAGCTGGCCAAGCAGCTGACCGCCTCGGGCATCCCCGCGGTCGATCTGCACGGCAACCTCTCGCAGGTGGCCCGCGACCGCAACCTCGCCGCGTTCGGCGCCGGGGATGTGCGCGTGCTGGTCGCCACGGATGTCGCGGCCCGCGGCGTCCACGTCGACAACGTCGAGCTCGTCGTGCACGTCGACCCGCCCATGGAGCACAAGGCGTACCTGCACCGCTCGGGCCGCACCGCCCGCGCCGGCAGCTCCGGCGACGTGGTGACGGTGATGCTGCCCAGTCAGAAGTCCGATGTGAAGACCCTGCTGCGCAAGGCCGCGATCGATGCCAAGCCGCAGACCGTCGAGGCGGGTTCGCCCGCCGTCGCGAAGCTGGTCGGCGAGACTGCCGCGTTCGTCAAGCCCGTTCCCCGCGAGGAGAACCCGCGCGGCGGCAACGGCGGCGGCGGCCGCTCGCAGGGCGCCAACGCCCAGCGCAAGCGCGCGGCCCGCGACGGTTCCGACAACGGCGGTCGCGGCAATGGCGGCGGACGCGGCAGTGGCCGCGGCAACGGCGGTCGTGACGGCGGCAACGGCGGCGGCGGTCGCGACGGCGGCAACGGCGGCGGCGGTCGCGACGGCGGCAACGGTGGACGGAACGCGGAGGCAGGCGCCGGTCGCCCGCGTCGCGACCGTTCCGGCCGGCCGGCGACCGCAGCGACCTCGGCCGGTTCTTCGGCCGGCGGCGCACAGCGCTCGTCGCAGGGTTCGCAGGGTTCGTCGCGGGGCGGCAAGTCGCGCGGCGGCAACGGTTCGAACGCCGGCGGCGGCCTCCGCGTCGGCAGCCTGGTCGGCGGCAGCACCCAGCGCGGGAACGGCTCGCGCCGCGCCCGC contains the following coding sequences:
- a CDS encoding DEAD/DEAH box helicase, which produces MSETTFSSLGVPAPLVAVLAADGKTEPFPIQADTLPDTLAGRDVLGRGKTGSGKTIAFALPMVARLGGKLAGGKRRAGRPLGLVLAPTRELATQISAAMQPLADAYGLKSTTIFGGVSQQRQVAALRDGVDIVVACPGRLEDLMKQGFVSLDAVEITVLDEADHMADLGFLPVVTRILDKTPTGGQRLLFSATLDNGVDKIVKRFLQNEVLHSVDEATSHVDAMTHHVFEVETLEGKKDLVEKLASGLGRRILFTRTKHHAKKLAKQLTASGIPAVDLHGNLSQVARDRNLAAFGAGDVRVLVATDVAARGVHVDNVELVVHVDPPMEHKAYLHRSGRTARAGSSGDVVTVMLPSQKSDVKTLLRKAAIDAKPQTVEAGSPAVAKLVGETAAFVKPVPREENPRGGNGGGGRSQGANAQRKRAARDGSDNGGRGNGGGRGSGRGNGGRDGGNGGGGRDGGNGGGGRDGGNGGRNAEAGAGRPRRDRSGRPATAATSAGSSAGGAQRSSQGSQGSSRGGKSRGGNGSNAGGGLRVGSLVGGSTQRGNGSRRARG
- a CDS encoding HelD family protein translates to MLESELERERSIVAGLYRRLDELRAETEERLIRVRRESVGGNHQARSERDAFARLYEDQLGQLREVDARLVFGRLLLEQPSDGSAHRYIGRIGLRDDDQRSLLVDWRAQQASAFYQATASERMGVRARRHLTMTGRQVVRVDDEVFDEALLGAGGGADGAEVIQGEGALMAALTTQRTGRMHDIVATIQAEQDRIIRSDLRGALVVQGGPGTGKTAVALHRAAYLLYANRQRLSASGVLVVGPSVAFLRYIEAVLPSLGETGVVMQTLGELFPGVEATVEDEPEAARLKGSATMARLLSRAVRSRQRVPAEAQTIDIDGEKLVVEPDLIARALGRAQRGGKPHNVARVTFVKAALGELVGTLAAQLRAGGSTVDEADVKVLREDLRTSYDVRVMLNTAWLPLTPQKLLQDLYARPAWLAELTPRWSDAERAALARDRSAPFTVSDAALLDEAAELLGPFPGKPDAGARERDRQRKRDLENARAAIKNMGVEGLVNAEQLADGFAEQVDNGTTAERAAADRTWTYGHVVVDEAQELSPMQWRVLVRRCPMKSFTIVGDIAQVGSAAGATGWAEALTPSFKDSWRLEELTVNYRTPAQITREAERLAEEAGLPITRTRAVREGEWPIRRVTADGAGLAEAVALAVAADRAIDASGTVAVIAPAAHVEAVAGAVESRFGDHAARGAAGLTRAIAVLTGYEAKGLEFDAVVLADPDALAAESPRGAASLYVAMTRPTQRLTLVSPS